The Thermus tengchongensis genomic interval TTCCCCCTAGGCTTCCCCCGGAAGAGGCCATCCGCCACCTCACCGCCTACGCCCCTCCTACCATCGAGCTGGAGTTCTTCGGCCGGGAGGTGCCCTACCTGGGCCCCAAGGACACCCCCCTCACCCGGGCCCTGCGCCAGGGGATCCGCAAGGCCGGGGGGAAGCCCGTGTTCAAGCTGAAGACCGGCACCAGCGACATGAACGTCCTGGCGCCCCATTGGAAGGTGCCCATGGTGGCCTACGGCCCGGGGGACTCCACCCTGGACCACACCCCCCACGAGCACATAGAGGTGGAGGAGTTCCTGAAAGGAATAGAAGCGCTTAGGGAAGCCCTCGAGGCCCTGGCCAAAACGCACCCACCGGAGCCAGTCCTAGGCTAAACTGTGGCCGTGGTCGCCTATGGGTTAGGGCTTGTCGCCCTTCTTGTATTCCTGGGTCTATTCCCCCCCACCGCCCCGTGGAGCGAGCGCTTCCTCACCCCCCTGGTGGCCCTGGGAGGGGGGGTTTTCCTTCTCAGGCACCGGCAGGAATCCTGGGGCCTGGGGCTTCTCTTCCTGGGGCTCGGGGACCTGGCCTGGACCCTGGAAGATCTGAAGAGCCTACCCCGAGGCCTGTACCTGGAGTTCCCCTACGTGGTGGGGTATGCCGCCTTAACCTGGGCTCTTCTCAAGATCCCCGGGGAGAAGCCTCGCCTAAGCCTCCTTCTGATGCCCCTGGCCCTTCTGGGCCTGGCCTCTGCTTTGAAGCCGGAACTGGGCATAGACCGGATCTACACCGTGTGGGATGCCCTCCTCCTTCTCCTTCTTCTGCTCAGGCTGGAGCCCCTGTTCCAGGAAGGCCTTCCGGGGGGACGGGCCCTTTGGGGGGTGGGCTTCCTCCTCTTCTTGGTAGCGGACATGGCCTACGCCTTCCTGGAAGCGGCGGGCGGCTACCCCACGGGCCACCCCGTCCACCTCCTCTGGACCTTGGGGTACCTCCTCCTGGCCCTGGGGGTGGTGGAGGAGCGGGAAGGACGCGCCTCCTTTTTGGGGCAAGCCCTGGCCCTGGGCAGCCTCTTTTTCATGCCCGCCGTCCTTCTCAACGACCCCACCCCCTGGAGTGTCCGGCTCCTGGCCCTTTACGGGGGGCTGGTGGGAGCGCTAGGCCTTCTCTATGCCCTCCACCTGGAGTGGCGGCGCACCGAGGAGAAGCGGGTCCGCTGGACCCACTTCTTGGAGGCGCTGGCCCGCCTTTCCCCCAGCGTGACCCAGACCCTGAGCCCAGAAGGAGTCCTCCTGGAGGCCCTGGGGGCAGCCCAGCACCTCGTTCCCCAGGCGGTGGGCCTCGAGGTGCGGGGAAGGCGGGGCCTGGTGGGGGAGCGTACCCCCCACTCCTTGACCATCCCCCTAAACGGGGACGCCGCCTACCTCTACCTGCGCACCCCCCCGGAAGAACCCGTACCCCAAGGCTTCCTCTCCCTCCTGGGGGAGCGCATCAAACAGGTGCTGAAGCAGGTGGAGTGGGGTACCCTGGCCCTCACCGATCCCCTCACGGGCCTCCTGAACCGGAGGGGCCTGGAGGTGGAGCTCCCCAAGCTCCTGGCCCTGGCCCGCCGCTACGGGGCCCCCGTGAGCGTGGTGATGCTGGACATCGACCGCTTCAAGCGGGTGAACGACACCTACGGCCACCCCGTGGGGGATGAGGTACTAAGGCTCCTGGGGCGCATTCTCCAGGCCAGCGTGCGCCGCGAAGACCTGGCGGTGCGCTACGGGGGGGAGGAGTTTTTGCTCCTCCTCTACGGGGCCAACCGCGAAGCGGCCAAGGAGGTGGTGGAACGCATCCGCTACCGCTTCCGCACCCAACGGGTGGAACCCATCCCCTACCCCCTCACCCTCTCCGCGGGCATCGCCGGCGGAGAGGTGCCGGAAGGGGAAGCGCAGGTGGAGGACTGGATCCTGAAGGCCGACTACGCCCTCCTGCGGGCCAAGGAAACCGGGCGGGACCGGGTGACCCTGGCCTAAAACCCCGTTGCGGCTTGCGCCGCAACGGGGGCCCCAAGAAGAGGGGCGCGCTTGGCCCTTACTTCTTGGGCATCATCTTGGCCATGAGGGCCTCGAGGGCCTTCATGTCCTCGTTGAGGTGGCCAAAAGCCTTACCCAAGGCCTTCAGGAGCAAGAAGAGGACGCCCAAAGCCTTCTGCACCTCGGGGTCAGAAAGCTGCTTCAAGACCCCCGTGAGGCCTACCCGGGGCGGATCCCGCATCACCTCGGGGGTGAAGGTCTCGGAGAGGCCCCGCTGCAGGGCGCCCGCCATCATGCCGATGGCCGCGGGCTCAATGCGGGAAAGGATGTCCAGGACGTTGGCCCCATGGGAGAGGAGCCTTAGGAGCTGGGGCTCCATGAGCATCCCCAAGCCCTCCCCGAAGTTCTCCGAGAGGTGGCCCAAGAAGGCCAGGGCCCCCGATTTCTCCAGTTTCTCTAAGGTTTCCGCTAGCTTCTCCAGGGCCTCGGCCTGGTCCAGGAAGCGGGCCAGGAGGGAGATGAGCTGCAGGTTCTTGGGGTCCAAGAGAAGGCCCAGGTTCTCGGCAAGGGTCTCCCCGGCCCCCATCTGGGCCAGGAGGCCGAGCCCACTCTTTTCCAAGACCTCCTCTATGTGGGCTAGCCTTTCTTCCACCGTAAGCATCTTTTCCATAGCCCCTCCTACTCGATCAAGGTGGCGAACCAGAAGCCCTCAAAGAGCATCTTGGTCACCCGCACCCACTTGCCCACGGCCATCACGCCGCAGGAGGGCATACCCGTGCCCGCCAGGAGCCGCTCAAAGGAGCACTGGGGCAG includes:
- a CDS encoding GGDEF domain-containing protein encodes the protein MAVVAYGLGLVALLVFLGLFPPTAPWSERFLTPLVALGGGVFLLRHRQESWGLGLLFLGLGDLAWTLEDLKSLPRGLYLEFPYVVGYAALTWALLKIPGEKPRLSLLLMPLALLGLASALKPELGIDRIYTVWDALLLLLLLLRLEPLFQEGLPGGRALWGVGFLLFLVADMAYAFLEAAGGYPTGHPVHLLWTLGYLLLALGVVEEREGRASFLGQALALGSLFFMPAVLLNDPTPWSVRLLALYGGLVGALGLLYALHLEWRRTEEKRVRWTHFLEALARLSPSVTQTLSPEGVLLEALGAAQHLVPQAVGLEVRGRRGLVGERTPHSLTIPLNGDAAYLYLRTPPEEPVPQGFLSLLGERIKQVLKQVEWGTLALTDPLTGLLNRRGLEVELPKLLALARRYGAPVSVVMLDIDRFKRVNDTYGHPVGDEVLRLLGRILQASVRREDLAVRYGGEEFLLLLYGANREAAKEVVERIRYRFRTQRVEPIPYPLTLSAGIAGGEVPEGEAQVEDWILKADYALLRAKETGRDRVTLA
- a CDS encoding DUF1641 domain-containing protein, translating into MEKMLTVEERLAHIEEVLEKSGLGLLAQMGAGETLAENLGLLLDPKNLQLISLLARFLDQAEALEKLAETLEKLEKSGALAFLGHLSENFGEGLGMLMEPQLLRLLSHGANVLDILSRIEPAAIGMMAGALQRGLSETFTPEVMRDPPRVGLTGVLKQLSDPEVQKALGVLFLLLKALGKAFGHLNEDMKALEALMAKMMPKK